The following proteins come from a genomic window of Anas platyrhynchos isolate ZD024472 breed Pekin duck chromosome 12, IASCAAS_PekinDuck_T2T, whole genome shotgun sequence:
- the ATXN1L gene encoding ataxin-1-like, translating into MRAGHERSQERLPPKKRELPAASSGAEAARAGGAQASGEGPEWARTAGPGPAALRYGPGEAAEAVAGLTVDQYGMLYKVAVPPATFSPTALHPVVNVSPLTPAFNVTSPIIQHPGVPYPPIHYAQIPPTSLQLIGSHYTVPYAVPPGFLPSPLLSPSTNLAASHVPHFVPYASLFTEEAAPSPQTTSPTHTFNKSASAVSPSGQMQHHAGTQPLDTTLGRIPVYYQMSRLPPGYSAYETPTAGGSPDSSQQDSQLSSEVAAANGGQRHLEHNVVRRTSEAVDSGSSKAEDCLPGAAVGCVVDGQFLSGYQTLRTEVSVPAHRNTPDTDLEVQRVVGVLASQDYHVLAAQRKDDPSPLNLCHSISDQQGESKDILRNTVERAAAGKSQSRSPYVVSPEEMVRQRQLTKGMVIANGKPVLVPVGSEPIRSSASETLVRQSPDVQARGSVLEKDLAQLQPPSSSHLPSHFMKGAIIQLATGELKRVEDLQTQDFVRSAEVSGGLKIDSSTVVDIQESQWPGLVMLHFVVGEQQSKVSIDVPPEHPFFVYGQGWSSCSPGRTAQLFALPCHRLQVGDVCISISLQSMNGNSASQANYPLTDQLISTRERSERTAQGSREPSDRAAERKSQPERESAAQSSHAEPSQPETVTQHSWAAPGFQRYSTQAEEPRPSLLRPSFIPQEVKLSIEGRSNAGK; encoded by the coding sequence ATGAGAGCGGGCCACGAGCGCAGCCAGGAGCGCCTCCCGCCCAAGAAGCGGGAGCTGCCGGCCGCCAGCAGCGGCGCGGAGGCGGCGCGGGCGGGGGGCGCCCAGGCCTCGGGCGAGGGCCCCGAGTGGGCCCGgacggcggggccgggccccgcggcCCTGCGCTACGGCCCCGGGGAGGCCGCGGAGGCGGTGGCGGGGCTGACGGTGGACCAGTACGGGATGCTCTACAAGGTGGCGGTGCCGCCCGCCACCTTCTCCCCCACGGCCCTGCACCCCGTGGTGAACGTGAGCCCCCTGACCCCGGCCTTCAACGTGACCTCGCCGATAATCCAGCACCCGGGGGTGCCCTACCCGCCCATCCACTACGCGCAGATCCCGCCGACGTCCCTGCAGCTCATCGGCTCGCATTACACGGTGCCCTACGCTGTCCCTCCCGGCTTCCTGCCTAGTCCTCTCCTGTCTCCTTCCACCAACCTCGCCGCCTCTCACGTCCCCCACTTTGTGCCATATGCCTCTCTCTTCACGGAAGAAGCCGCTCCTTCCCCCCAGACTACCTCTCCTACCCACACCTTCAACAAATCTGCTTCTGCGGTCTCTCCCTCGGGCCAGATGCAGCACCATGCTGGGACCCAGCCACTAGATACTACGCTAGGTAGAATTCCTGTTTATTATCAGATGTCCCGCCTCCCACCAGGGTACTCGGCATATGAGACGCCCACAGCAGGTGGAAGCCCAGATTCTTCTCAGCAAGACAGTCAGCTGAGTTCAGAGGTAGCTGCTGCCAACGGTGGACAGAGACATCTGGAGCACAACGTGGTGAGGAGGACCAGTGAGGCTGTGGACTCTGGCAGCAGTAAAGCCGAAGACTGTCTGCCAGGGGCTGCAGTGGGATGTGTGGTTGATGGACAGTTTCTTTCAGGTTACCAGACGTTGAGaacagaggtctctgtgccAGCTCACAGAAACACCCCAGACACTGACCTGGAGGTCCAGAGGGTGGTAGGGGTGTTGGCATCTCAGGATTATCATGTTCTGGCAGCCCAGAGGAAAGATGACCCAAGCCCTTTAAACCTTTGCCATAGTATCTCTGATCAGCAGGGGGAGTCAAAGGACATTTTGAGGAACACAGTGGaaagggcagctgctgggaagagCCAGTCCAGGAGTCCGTATGTTGTATCCCCTGAAGAGATGGTTAGACAAAGACAATTAACCAAAGGAATGGTGATAGCCAACGGCAAGCCAGTACTGGTTCCCGTTGGATCTGAGCCCATCAGGTCTTCTGCTTCAGAAACCCTGGTAAGGCAGAGTCCAGACGTGCAGGCTCGAGGGAGCGTGCTCGAAAAGGACCTGGCACAGCTGCAGCCACCCAGCTCCTCACACTTGCCCTCCCACTTCATGAAAGGAGCCATCATCCAGCTGGCTACAGGAGAGCTGAAGCGGGTAGAGGACCTGCAGACTCAAGATTTTGTTCGCAGTGCAGAGGTGAGCGGGGGCCTGAAGATCGATTCCAGCACCGTGGTGGATATTCAGGAAAGCCAGTGGCCTGGGCTTGTCATGTTGCATTTTGTGGTTGGGGAGCAACAAAGTAAAGTGAGCATCGATGTGCCCCCAGAGCATCCCTTCTTTGTCTATGGCCAGGGCTGGTCCTCCTGTAGCCCGGGGCGGACTGCTCAGCTCTTTGCTTTGCCCTGTCACAGGCTGCAAGTGGGCGATGTCTGCATATCAATCAGTTTACAGAGCATGAATGGCAACTCTGCTTCTCAGGCTAACTACCCTCTCACAGATCAGTTGATATCTACTAGGGAGAGATCTGAAAGAACTGCTCAGGGGTCCAGAGAACCGTCTGACAGAGCTGCTGAAAGGAAGAGCCAGCCAGAAAGGGAAAGTGCAGCTCAGAGCTCTCACGCAGAACCCTCTCAGCCTGAGACTGTCACTCAGCACAGCTGGGCAGCCCCAGGCTTCCAAAGATACAGCACGCAGGCAGAGGAGCCTCGGCCCTCTCTGCTCCGTCCCTCTTTCATTCCCCAGGAGGTCAAGCTGTCTATCGAAGGGCGTTCTAATGCAGGGAAGTGA